The DNA window GGGCGTCTGTCTCATCACCGAGGACACCGAAGTCGAGCTCCGCGAGGAGCCCATCTCGGGCTTCGAGAAGACCGGCGGCGGCATCACCTACGAGGACATCGGTGGGCTCCAGAACGAGATTCAGCGGGTCCGCGAGATGGTCGAACTGCCGATGAAACACCCCCAGATATTCAAGAAACTCGGCATCGAGCCGCCACAGGGGGTCCTGCTGCACGGCCCACCGGGCACCGGGAAGACGTTGCTTGCGAAAGCGGTCGCCAACGAGACCTCCGCCAGTTTCTTCTCTATCGCCGGACCGGAGATTATCTCGAAGTACTACGGCGAGTCCGAACAGCAGCTACGAGAGATATTCGAGGACGCGAGCGAGGAGTCCCCGGCTATCATCTTCATCGACGAACTGGACTCCATCGCGCCCAAGCGCGAGGACGTCACCGGCGAAGTCGAGCGCCGCGTCGTCGCCCAGCTCCTGACGATGATGGACGGGCTGGAATCCCGTGGCCAGGTCATCGTCATCGCCGCGACCAACCGCGTCGACAGCGTCGACCCCGCGCTGCGTCGCCCGGGCCGGTTCGACCGCGAGATCGAGATCGGCGTGCCGGACGAGGTCGGCCGTGAGGAAATCCTCCAGATTCACACCCGCGGGATGCCCCTCTCGGACGACGTCACCCTCTCGAAGCTGGCGACCGACACCCACGGCTTCGTCGGCGCCGACATCGAGAGTCTGACCAAGGAGGCCGCGATGAAGGCACTGCGCCGGTACCTCCCCGAGATAGACTTAGACGAGGAGGACATCCCGCCCAGTCTCATCGACCGGATGATAATCAAGCGGGAGGACTTCAAGGGCGCGCTCAACGAGGTGAGTCCATCGGCGATGCGGGAGGTCCTCGTCGAGCTGCCGAAGATGTCCTGGGACAGCGTCGGCGGCCTCAACGAGGCCAAAGAGCAGGTCCAGGAGGCAGTGGAGTGGCCGATGAGTTCCCCCGAGAAGTTCGAGCGCATGGGCGTCACGCCGCCCTCGGGCGTGTTGCTCTATGGCCCACCCGGGACCGGCAAGACGCTGATGGCCAAGGCCGTCGCCAACGAGACCGACGCCAACTTCATCTCGGTGCGTGGCCCGCAGCTACTCTCGAAGTGGGTCGGTGAATCGGAGAAGGCCATCCGCCAGACCTTCCGCAAGGCGCGGCAGGTCGCCCCGACCATCATCTTCTTCGACGAGCTCGACTCCCTGGCACCGGGCCGGGGCGGCGAGATGGGGTCGAACGTCTCGGAACGGGTCGTCAACCAGCTCCTGACGGAGCTAGACGGGCTCGAAGAGATGGAGGACGTCATGGTCATCGGCGCGACCAACCGCCCCGACATGATAGACCCCGCGCTCATCCGCTCGGGCCGGTTCGACCGTCTGGTGATGATCGGCGAGCCCGACGTCGACGGCCGCGAGCAGATTCTGCGCATCCACACCGACGACACGCCGCTGGCCCCCGACGTGAGCCTGCGCGAGCTGGCCGAACGCTCCAGTGGCTTCGTCGGTTCGGACCTCGAATCCATCACCCGCGAGGCGGCCATCGAGGCCCTGCGCGAGTCCGACGACGCCGAGGAAGTCGAGATGCGTCACTTCCGCCAGGCCATGGAGAGTGTCAGGCCGACGATTACCGACGACATCCGGGACTACTACGAGCAGATGCAAGAGGAGTTCAAGGGCGGCTCCAGCCCGCAGCGCCAGCCCGGCGGTAGCGGTCGTATCGGCTTCCAATAAGCCCACTTTTTGCACCGTCACTCGCGCGCCTTCGGCGCGCTCGCTCGGGCAAAAACTTGGGGAAAAATCGCGGCTTCACTTCCTGTCGCGCGCCTCCGGCGCGCGGTAGTCAGTTCGCCGCGGTCGAACCGGCGCCCTCGGCGCCGGATGCTCACTTCGACAGCCCTGCCCTTCCCCGTCCTCGCGAGCCTAGCGAACGAGGGCTCGTCAGAGCGGAGCTCTGACGGTGGTTCGCGCGACGGAGCGCGCTCACGGCCCATAGCCCGCGAAACCTACAGCCACGGATTCGGATTGCTGGGTCTGCTGTCTCGACTCTCGCAGCAAACGCTCCGAGCGTGGACGCTACTCCTCTATCTCGGACTCGGCTTCCATGGCGGCGACCAGCGAGTTGTCCACGAGCGTGAGTATCGCGCGCCGTAACCGCTCGGTGACCGCCTGGTCCGAGATGTCAAACTCCTCGGCCAGGTCCTTCGTCGATAGCCCCCGCGGAATGGAGTAGTAACCGCCCTCGACTGCCCGCAGCAGGGCCTCCCGCTGTGGCTGTGTAAGTCCGTAGAAGGGGCCGGTTTCGGGTCTGGATGGGTTGTAGATGCGTTCGACTTCGACGGGGACGCTCCGCTCCGAACAGTGCTCGCGGAACATCTCCAGGCTCTCGTAGGTGGTGAACCGAAGCTCGAACTCCCAGCTGTCGGGCCCGCCAGTCGCGGAGAGGATGGTCGCTCCGGTCTCGGCGATGGTTCGAAAGAAGGTGTCCGCGCCTACCCCCCAGTCCAGGGCATACAGGATACTGTCGTCGTGTGCGCTGACCTCGGTGATGCTGGTCACGGACTCGTGGGCCCTGACGTTTTTTTCGAAGGCCGGCGCGACGGTCCCGTGCACGGAGAAGAAGGGGACTGCTTTCTCACCGACCGGGACGAGCGTCTCGAGTTTGATGGTGGCGCCCTCGGTCATATCGAGTATCTGACCCAGCTCGAAAGTGGAAGCGGGAATCCGAAGATGCGCGAGGACAGCCATTATCGTGTCTACTGTGGCCTGTCATGTAAATATGGCTCGTCCGCTCCACCGGCTCTCGAAATGAAACTTGGTGCACCATGCTGAACGATAGTTCTTTTACCCCACGGTCCAACGGATAACCATATTGCACGCCCTCGGAGTCTGGTTCGTTTCTGACCATGTGACCGCGTCACGGCCGGACGGCCACCAGCTATGACAGGAGATATCAACAGCGCCGCAGAGTTCGAGTCCGCCCTCGCGGACATCGTCGAATCGGCTATCGAGAACAACGTCGACGTCCGCGGCGCCTGGGAGTTCGAGACAGACGGCTCGACTCACTACTGGGAGCTCAACGTCGTCGAACTGGCGCGGGAATCCGACGAAGCTGACGAGACCGACTGACTGCGGTCCCGTTTGGAACAAGCCCCTCGCCGGAAAGCGACCCTTTCAGGACTCCATCTTCGCGGCCATGTGGTCGAAGACGTCCCGGTGGTCCTCCTGCGGGCTGAACAGGACGACTTCGGTGTCTTGCTCTGCTCGGGCGGTGTGGCCCGGCGGCCAGTAGACCACGTCGCCGCCGCGGTCGGTCTCCTCGCTGCCGTCGACGTAGGAGATGGTAATCTCGCCGTCGATGACGTAGCCCCAGTGAGGGACCGGGCAGTGGTCGTCCGGGAGCCCCTCAAGCAGCGGGGTGATGTCAGTCCCGGCCGAAAAGTGCATGTGTTCCGCGCTCAGCGTGGTGTCGGCCGGGAGTTCGCCGAAGTCCATCTGCTGCTGGACTACGGCGTCCGGTGTCTCCATCAGTGTCGGGAGTTCTTCTTTTGTCGTGTTCATTCTATGTCACTATCGGGACCGTACAGCATGGGTGGGTAAAGCTGGGTAGTACCAACTGCTGGTCGGTGCCGCGGCCGGTGCGTGCCCGATACTCAAGTGGGTCCGTCGGTGGCAACTGCAA is part of the Haloarcula salinisoli genome and encodes:
- a CDS encoding helix-turn-helix domain-containing protein — encoded protein: MAVLAHLRIPASTFELGQILDMTEGATIKLETLVPVGEKAVPFFSVHGTVAPAFEKNVRAHESVTSITEVSAHDDSILYALDWGVGADTFFRTIAETGATILSATGGPDSWEFELRFTTYESLEMFREHCSERSVPVEVERIYNPSRPETGPFYGLTQPQREALLRAVEGGYYSIPRGLSTKDLAEEFDISDQAVTERLRRAILTLVDNSLVAAMEAESEIEE
- a CDS encoding cupin domain-containing protein — protein: MNTTKEELPTLMETPDAVVQQQMDFGELPADTTLSAEHMHFSAGTDITPLLEGLPDDHCPVPHWGYVIDGEITISYVDGSEETDRGGDVVYWPPGHTARAEQDTEVVLFSPQEDHRDVFDHMAAKMES
- a CDS encoding CDC48 family AAA ATPase, with the translated sequence MNEVQLEVAKAYPNDSGRGIARLDPDTLLHLKLSPGDIIEIEGSDTTAAKVWRADRQDWNTDTVRIDGFTRQNADVGIGERVTIRKAEAEKADKLVLAPPEEASVQFGSDAAGMVKRQILKRPVVERDIVPVMSSTNHPFMRSPGQAIPLIAVETEPEGVCLITEDTEVELREEPISGFEKTGGGITYEDIGGLQNEIQRVREMVELPMKHPQIFKKLGIEPPQGVLLHGPPGTGKTLLAKAVANETSASFFSIAGPEIISKYYGESEQQLREIFEDASEESPAIIFIDELDSIAPKREDVTGEVERRVVAQLLTMMDGLESRGQVIVIAATNRVDSVDPALRRPGRFDREIEIGVPDEVGREEILQIHTRGMPLSDDVTLSKLATDTHGFVGADIESLTKEAAMKALRRYLPEIDLDEEDIPPSLIDRMIIKREDFKGALNEVSPSAMREVLVELPKMSWDSVGGLNEAKEQVQEAVEWPMSSPEKFERMGVTPPSGVLLYGPPGTGKTLMAKAVANETDANFISVRGPQLLSKWVGESEKAIRQTFRKARQVAPTIIFFDELDSLAPGRGGEMGSNVSERVVNQLLTELDGLEEMEDVMVIGATNRPDMIDPALIRSGRFDRLVMIGEPDVDGREQILRIHTDDTPLAPDVSLRELAERSSGFVGSDLESITREAAIEALRESDDAEEVEMRHFRQAMESVRPTITDDIRDYYEQMQEEFKGGSSPQRQPGGSGRIGFQ